ATGGATATCTAGATGCAAATTAAATTAAGGGgttatttatattatttttataGCAACATATGTGCTAATTTAGATGAGAACTTAAGGGTTACCGTATTATCTTTTATAAATCATAATCAAAGAGGTGAGTTATTTAAATGCaaacttagggtttatttttaaattatctttcacaATGGCAAATGTGAATAATATAGATGCAAATTTAATATGTTAATTTAAATTGTCTTTTATAATGGCTGAAGTGGGTATTTAGACGCAATTTTATatgattattttatttatttttcataatgacaTAAAGTGGTGGTAATTGTTAAAAAATAGATCCAATGGTTATTATTAACGATAATTGTTAGAGTCTAGTAAATTAATGACCAGATGCTTATGAATATACGAGAGTTTTTAAGATTTTTTTCTTAACACGTATCGTGAGGATTAATGTTACATTAGAGCCGCCAATTAATAATAGTAAGCAGATTGTCATCATCATGTATTTCATTCCGTCATAATTAATAATGAAGGCAGAGATGCATCCGGATTGCAACCCCAGTCAGAAAGTGTCCATACATATATACTGTATTATATTCATCAGATCGATCGATAAGACAACCGGATCGACTCCAAGCTGAACATAGTACACAATCACTTAGACCAAACTGCATGCTGATCGATGATGGCGGTGCCTATACTGCTGCTAAGTGCTAGCTAGTTAGCACGCCATTATTGATTTGTTGGCCCTTATTGACACTACCAGACTCAGTGAatttggggcactcggcaaagcccaatttgcactcggcaaaggctttgccgagtgctgcactcggcaaagaccactcggtaaaaaatgagtcggcaaagacgcctttgccgagtgtcttttgtcggacactcggcaaagcctttgtcgagtgcccgacactcggcaaagttggaaccgaaaaccCCCCCgaaaaaataggaatttttacccaaaaaaaatgaattttttttaattggtggaggcccccactgGTCAGCACCCATCCATCTCTggcttttttcgcgtaaatttcacagctacgcggccgacgggatttgaacccgagacctcccgctgcaCACAaatctcctctaccactacaccacaatgtcacttgtgtctggattccgttttagttcctaatatattatactaaaccgagtgtaaattgtttgtttgaggccctaaacaaattcaaataaaaaaagttgtgaactacaaagtttcataacttttcgagatctacacttttagtttaggaagtttttccattcgaggtcgtttacaaaatttgaattttaaaatttggaaattcaaacgtagttttgtatgacaagatgttttcaaatcaaaaagttgccaactacaatgtttcataacttttcgagatctacagagtttattttggttgtttttccatccgaggtcgtttataaaatttgaattttaaaattttgaaattcaaacgcagttttgcatgacaagatgttttcaaatcaaaaagttgccaactacaatgtttcataacttttggagatctacaattttgatttaggaagtttttccatccaaggtattttgaaaaattcaaattttaaaattttcaaattcaaacgtcgtttttgcatgacaaaatgatttcaaatcaaaatgttgtcaactacaaaatttcataacttctcaagatctacaaagtttattttggtcatttgttcatccgacatagtggtagtaacattgttcacaaatcatatatatctctcttctactttcatgaaactaatatgagagatatgagagatgtatattttatgaacaacattattgtcgctttgtcaaatgaagaaatgatcaaaataaactttgtagatcttgagaagttatacaactttgtagttgaaaagtttttcatttgaattaatttagggcctcaaaaattgattcgaaaaactgatttaccgagggcaaaaaaaaacgcacacggcaaaatgccgctttgccgagtgccaaaacataggcactcggcaaaatacggctttgccgagtgccagaaaaaaggcactcggcaaactgagagtaaattgcttgtttgaggccctaaatgaattcaaatcaaaaagtggtcaactacaaagtttcataactttttgagatctacaattttcatttagtaagtttttccatccgaggtcgtttgaaaaatttgaattttaaatttgagagattcaaacgtagttttgcatgataagatgatttcaaatcaaaaggttgtcaactacatagtttcataacttttggagatctacaattttcatttaggaagtttttccatccgaggtcgtttgaaaaattcaaattttaaaattttcaaattcaaacgtcgtttttgcatgacaagatgatttcaaatcaaaatgttgccaactacaaaatttcataacttatcaagatctacaaagtttattttggtcatttgtttatccgacatagtggtagtaacattgttcacaaatcttatatatctgtcttctactttcatgaaactaatatgagagatatgagagatgtagattttatgaacaacgttattgtcgctttgtcaaatgaacaaatgaccaaaataaactttgtagatcttgagaagttatacaactttatagttgaaaagtttttcaatTGAATTCATTTAAGGCCTCAAAAATTgtttcgaaaaactgatttgccgagggccaacaaaatgcacacggcaaaaagcctctttgccgagtgccaaaacaaaggcactcggcaaaatacatctttgccgagtgccagaaaaaaacactcggcaaagacgtattttgtcgtgtgccaaaaaatagcactcggcaaaatacatctttgccgagtgccagaaaaaaaacactcggcaaagacgtattttgccgtgtgtttttgtttgccgagtgtattttatttggcactcggaaaacacggtctttgccgagtgcccgatagaatacactcggcaaatcgctGGTTTCCGGTAGTGTGACGACACTGGTGATGCTATATATTTGCTGGATTATACATGTACGTCGTCCTTAGGCGGACGCCGAGGCAGGAATGCCGATGTACTTCTTGATGGCGTCCAGGATCTCATCCTTCTCGGGACCTTCAATGGTCTCCAGCGTCTCGCCGTTCTTGATGAAGACGAAGGTCGGCATCCCGTCGATCTTGTAGAAGTCAGCAACTTCCTGTCGAACCATCGAGGAAACAGCATGATCAGTAGATGCATGGGCGGGGTTGAAATCAaacgcacatgcatgcatgcatcataccagtaccaatatatatatatatatatatatatatatatatatatatatatatatatatatatatatatatatatatatatatatatatatatatatatatatagggagaggctattcaatagccggctacaaaataagttattctgtagccacctccatttactataattttatatactaatttaccataatgtcaatacatatttacgatagttgggttactataacacatgtggatatttaccataacattatattaaaccacttagtaaggagttattataatctcataaattaacatagtaattatcataactcaaagtggctacagaataagttattctgtagccagctacaggatagtagttctatatatatatatatatatatatatatatatatatatatatatatatatatatattgtgggAGTTTGGGACGACACCGCCGTCGCTCACCTTGAGTTCGAAAACATTAACCTCGAGGAAGACAGCGCTAGGGAACTTCTTGGCCCACTCCGCGTACACCGGGGCAATCTCTAGGCAAAAAGGGCACGAGGGGGACATGAAGTCGATGATCACCTGATGATAAGGGGTAGGCCGGTGAGACAGGTTGATAAAGCTCAATGTCAGAGGCTGTAGAATTGTTGCATCACAAGAACAAGAACTCATCATCATTGTCGGGGGGAAAAAAAGAACAAGAACTCGTCCTAATCGTTGAACAGACAGCATACCATGCATGGATTCATGCATGGGAACCTTGCATACATGTAGTATATTGGCTGCTAACCCTCACACTGGACGCGCATGCATGATTCATGTCACAATTGCCGCCTCCAGTTAACCAGTCAGTCAAAATTAAGTTACCGCAAGCTCACACTGATTTCATTTCGATCTGGCAATAATCCCAACACGCGCCCAAACGCGAGCACCTTCGATGCAATTCAGAACAAATTTGGAAACCAGAGACGAATCGTGGAAACCTGAACAGAGCTTTTGCAATTTCGGAAACCAGAGAGACGAATTGAGGAAACCTGAACAGCTTTTcccaaacaacaatatatcacggGATGCAGATGGCGTACCAGCTTGCCGGCCTCCTTGCCCTTGGCCATCTGGGCGTCGAACTCATCCTTGGTGTGGCACGCGATCACGGCCCCCTGCGCGGCTGccattcctctccctctcttcttccgaTCCCCGCTCCCCGGTGGGATCAAAAGCTAGCTTCTGATGCTGACTGAGAACTGAGGTTTCTCTCGGGGCCGGGATGCATGGCTTGCGGAGATTATTGCGTTGGTGGCTTCATGTGGGGTGCGTGCCTTGCGGCTTTTATAGGCGCAGCGACTGGGAGTGGGAGGGGGCGAGCGAGTACGTGTTGGCGCCTGTTGGGTTGCGGCGGGGGAGCTTTGGCGGCGGTCTTCAACTCTCTGCTTGACACGGGTGCTTTTTTAGCGTGTGCTTGGTTGGTTGGATATGCATGGATGGAATGGAGCATACATGGATATCAAGTGTTTGGTTTGGTGGATCACTGGGATTAGAAAATCTCTAGATAGGGAATATAGCACAAGATGCTGGATTTCCTAGTGTGTACTGACTTAAATTATTATCGACGCGTGTATTATCTCATACTCCCTCATTATTTAAAaataaagtcattttggacagtgaaacggtctccaaagcataactttgactccATATCTTTATAAAACTATTTATCAAAAAGtggtatatgtatatttttatgaaagtatttttcaagacaaatcttttTATATgattttcacatttccaaactctaacaacttaaaagttattcatgatttatattctcaatgtttgaccaagccttgtccaaaacgactttatttatGAGTACGAAGGGAGTACTATCAAACGTCCTCGTGAACGCGTTTCAGCACATTGGCACCCAAACGTGGTGTGTGTTTCGACGTTTGAACAACTGTCTGTATATTAAATCACAAACACAGTTTGAATTTTGGTGGGAAATATACTAGAGCAAATCTTGGCGTGAAATGTACCCGAGGCGGCTAGAGTACAACCATCTCTAAAAatagatttgtagagacggcttcTATTTCCAACCGCATCCGTTGATTGTATAAGTTTGAACCCTTTgtacttttactatttttttgctACTGCACAATATAACTCAGACACTCacaacgcacgcacactcacccctatgaatacATGCACGCAAATCCTACCTCTATGAGCATCCTCGAGATTAACGAAGTCACCATAAGTGCCTCGCTTACGACGAAAACGTTGCttaccactgaaagcacaacgccgttaaatcctggaatatTCACTCTCACGGGAGTCGAATCCAGGATTTAAAGTGCTACTGATACTCTTATAACTAATAGGCTACATGCACTTTTGCCCTTTGTACTTTATCTTATCCCCGTGATCGTATAAGTTTGTAGCAAAGGGGAAGTATCGTGCACTACGTACCCATGCATGGATCATTTTAGATATATTATTTGAAGGTGACACGGTAGCTTGCCATTGCATCCAAAGTCTTCTTTGTAGTAGTAACGTGTTAGGGTATTGTCGTGTTTTTATTGATAATATACGAACCCCAACTTAATTAAGGAAGATGCAAAGAGTAGAACATACATGTATACATCGGGTGTCAATGAATAGAAGTTTGCTGCTATTTTAGTTTTATCATCAAGCTGCACTTATGCATACATTGTTGGAAAATGAGTTGAACCACATAGTGCACATATATCTCCCCTTGTGACCAATTAAGTCATGCTTAGACGCTTAGTACACCCCACATATAAAGTAATATCAGTTTATTGCAAAGGGAAACTGTATATGATATGAGTCGTGCACTATACCCACCATGTACCATTTGAGATATTATTGGAAGGTGAGGGTGGTTGCCATTGCCACCCAACGATTACTTTGTACAGTAGTGTAGTATAGCGCGTCCCGTGTTTCTTTGATAACTGCTACTCATATAAAATAAAATGTATGGACCCCAACTTCAGGAAGCGTGCTGTAAAGAGTAGAAAGTAGAAACCATATATACCTCGGGTGTCAATGAATAATAGAAGTTCGCTGCTATTTCAATTTTGTCATCAAGCTGCATTTGTGCACATTATTGTTGGGAAATGACTATTTACAAATTGAACTTGATATCTAACGCATGTCATCATCCTTGGAACATCATATTCTCTACTAGGTGCTCTGCAAGTGGAACAAGGAATTTGGTATTTGGAGAGGTGTAGCTATCAGTGATTTGAGTTCCACATTCGCATCTAATTTGTACAGCAGTTACTCACGTGTAATACCTGGAAGCATCAAGCATCCATAGGTGCGGTTTTCTTGTCGTGCAAAATGGGAGGCCCAAGAAAGGCCACCAGTAAGATAAGACGGCACAGGGCATATACATTCTGTTTAGTTACTCATAATTGATATTGGCCTTGAAAAATACAGCAATAGTACTACTTAACACAATTTTATAGTATTATATAGGTGGGTAAacaaattttgtcaaatttgtGCAAGGCTTCATCTATGTTacattttttaagaaaaaaaatggaTCGTGTATCTAGCATAAGCTTCCTCTCTGTATCCGAAGACGGAAGCATGGATGCTCTTTTTTTCAGAGCTAATTGTTGTATGTTAAGAAAACATAGTTTCGCCCAAGAGAACACAGGGCTGGGTAGATTCCTCTCTCTTTATGTGTGTGATAAtgcactccctccgtcctaaGTTCTTGATATCAGTAAATTTTTTAGAAAAACcgtataagtcgctttgacttttttggttcatcaattttactatgtatctagacatattattatatctagatacgtagcaaaatagatgtaccaaaaaaaagtcaaagcgacttataatttggaacggagggagtagtgttTTTTATAATATTTATCATGACAAAATGCTACTTGTAAAGAAATTGGAATCAAAATTTCACCTTTTATACTGTGCTAATGTTCTATATACTGCTTATATTTGTGACTACCTAGAGTGAGCACATAATCACTCTAGTCACAAATATAATAATGTCTTAAATGTACAAGCTTTGGTTCTCTAAAAAAATGTGCAAGCTTTGTGACCCTTAGAAACATTTTTTATCTTATACAATTTTGTCAAAAGTTCTACATTTTTTCTCATTTTTTAAATATGTATATGTAATATATCTTTTAGCCATCACATATCACCCTATTTGGATTTATAGGACTAACAACTAGTTGACTATTTGTTAGACCCCAAGGATCCAAATAGGCAGACTAATTGTTAGTCCACTAGTCTATAGATATGAACTAACATGACTATTTGTTAGTCCTAGTCCATCACTATGTCAAAATCCGCCACTCTAAATTACTCCCCTCATCCCGAATGGACTTGCCTTTTATGAGAATTTTAGGAACTTGGGACCTTAGTGTGCAATTTGCATGTGCCGAAACCGAGACATATATAAGAACCCGAGATAAGTTTAGGGAACCAAATGTGCAATTTGCAAGTACCACAACCGGGATGAGAACTCGAAACAAGTTTAAGGAGCTGAATGTGCAATTTCAAAAAGTACCAAGACCCAAATGAGAACTCGGGACAAGTTTGAGGACCGCTACTAAAATTTACTCTTTGATCTTATTAATTGTGCATCTTTTATCCACGTCGAGAAACTCTAGGGCTTAACGTCTTGTTATCTTTTATTTAAAGTTTCCTACATGATGTAACAAGAGtattaatataatttaaagtgattTTTTAGCGTTATTGGTATACGATTTGTGAAGGGAATTCACTGTCACCGTATATGGCTTAGCTTTATGTGCTGGGGATGAGCCTGGGGGAAAGGATACAAGCAGCTCAGCGTTGTCATCATCATGTGTTTCATTCAGTCATGCTCGTAGAGACATGAAGGCAGACACCCGGATTATTGCAACCCCAGTCAGAAGTATCTCCATACATTCTGTACTCATCAGATCGATAACCGATCCAGCGCGGGAGCCAACATATCGACTCCGAGCTGAACATAAGAGTACACAATAATCACTTATTTAATTAGACGACCAAACTGATCGATAATGGCGGTGCCTCCTGCTAGCTACCACGCCATTCGTTGGCCCTTCACTACCGGACTcccggcctttgccgagagcccgaagctctcggcaaagacgagttgacgctcggcaaactatttgccgagagcagctctcggcaaagagccgttGGCAAAACATCTACCGGCAAAGGATTCTTTACCGAGAGCCCCTCTCAGCAAAATGTTTACCGAGAGTAATGGCaaggctctcggcaaactggCGCGCCCTAGTAACAGCCAAACGACCGCTAACGGTGtgacagcttctttgccgagagcaaccgttggcaaagaacttctttgccgagagcgaccgtcggcaaagaattgttaAAAAAAAAGATTTGCGGCTGAGgtagttttcaaaaaaaaaaaggtttgccgagagccgaccaccaagctctcggcaaagaggcagatttgccgagagctaggctctcggcaaagaggcagatttgccgagagccctactctcggcaaagagtccagagagcatttttttatttttgtttatatttccagcttcaacaacacatatttcacaaatataacacatcatccacatcacatatatcacaaatatgtcatccacatcacatgtctcacattataatccatctaaacatctcaaatccaacaacacatgtccatctcaaagtgctaagttcatctcacacaagttcatgtcacaaagtgctaatacatgatgaagaacaacaggctcacccccaaggctcccaccctcccgacggcggctgctgctgcggcggaagGTGTGAATACGGCTGGTACCCCGACCCTCCTGACGGCTGCTGATGCGGCGGAAGTTGTGGATACGTTGGTGCCACGACCCTCCCGACGGCGGCTGCTCAGGCAcatcattcgaacccgccgattgattctgcacaaaggagaagaaaaattagtaattatagtaatactaaggcatataattgtaatctaagcgtagacaagtcaaaatttgcagaactaggtataaaattgtaatctaagcctagacacatcaaaatttcagcagcacctcccctgcacggtggggtttccaaaacctgcaagaaaaccaatggcacgatggccgcccaccacatatcaatagcacgatggccggcacacatatatatcaacggcacgaaggcctcccatcacatatcaacggcacgatggccgacatgcacagtaaagagcttttgttagagaagttgaactcacgtatgagtaaggtgggtatgggtaaggcggtggaggagcgaacaGCTCTAGTGGCGTTGGACGACCCATCGTGACGCCAAGACTTGCCACGTACTGAGCTAAGGTGTCAAAcctcgcccgctcggcctcccacctctgtcgctcggcctcccgctccctctgtcgctcttcctccaccctagccttatgctcctcgagcgcatgcacctgggcctataatttttcaccgcattgttacaagcaatttcgaggaatgtaaaaccaatgaacgacgaataaaacaaaAATAACCTGTAGTGCTGCCACACGATGCATCGAAGTGTCCTACCttgggcgtatgggcacgctaccgctcgtgctgcttgtccggacctgtgagagagtgggagtggtgtgcgggttgagcgtgctgttgccgatgaggtaccgcccatgcttcttgcctcctcccaccctcatgacgatgtcgCCATCAATGTCTGTGGTGTGCGGATCCCAGTCTACCCCATGGACTCCCCTTGCCGCCTCGGTGTACTGACTGATGCGCTCGGGGATGCTCTCGTTGGTGAACGACTCGGCTGGGTCATCCGGGTTCCAGTTGATGTtgtctgtcgccttgcccttgtgggccagaacccatgacttgagctctccgcatggctagttttgatgtgcagccgactacgagaaaaacaacaagacgattataaatcatgcaggaataaacgtctgaaagaataaatgaagctacactgagtcacgtacccatctagccctgaattcgtggatgttaaggttgccctggtggtgtgatacacctggcatcagcaaacgTCGTTCCTGGAGGACGGTGTGGTTATCCGCCCAATTGCCACTCACCCACCTGTCGACCATCATCTGCCAGGCCCGCGTTTTATTGGCGCACCAGCCAGGAGGCACATGTATGACATCAAGTACATTGACAGATATAAGAACAATTCAAGCCTACccaatctcagaagaaatcaatattgatgtggtatatttaccttcaggtactgctctttggtcagatgcattaatcttgcatcttctttcttTACCTTCCGATGCTCGTAGACGGCACAGTAATCGATGATGGCCTGGAGCcatgcctcgtaatgcatgtctaaGATGCGACCTCTAAAAGATTTGGCCGACGCCTTGGCCGCCCTCGCCTCGTAGCCCTCGGCGCatttgaagaagtcctgcatatagaaaaGATGTATCAATACACTGGTTCAAGAAACTCTAGCGAATGCAATGTATAGAGCAAAGTAGtgggaggaagacttacccaaaactcgcaCATAACCCGCTCCGCCACACTTTCGTACGTGCGGCCCGTCTCGTCCTCCGCATCAGGGGCGGCGACGTAGTGCTcgtacgtgtaggccggctccagAGCTTCGGCGTAGCGAACCAAGCCTGGGAAGTGTTCCCTGCAGGGAAGACCCAAGATGCCATTGGGCAACCTTTTGTGAGCACCTGGGACCACAACCTTCCAAGACCTgcgtaagtgattaagaaaaactgTTAGTTTCCATTGTGATTCTATCATATGTAGGAGCGAAAAAATGTAAAAGTTACATACTTTTGCCCAACGGGTCGAATGACCGGGCGTAGAGCCTCAGGTATCGGCCGCTCAGGTAGGCTCGCTGGACCTCGTTGGTAGACACCCGAGGTTCCGGTGGAACTGGAACCTCCTGCCTCGGCCTCCTGCTCGTCTTCCCGCTCCATGCCTAGCCAGATGTGAAGTCATCACCTTCTTTGTCTGCCTCTTTCTGTTCTTACAGTTGATGCAGGGACAAAAAACGGCACACGCTCCGGGAGCCTAGTCAAATACTTGCTTGATGAAAGCCTCGGTCTTGTCAACCCATTCTCTGGTAATCTCACGGGCGCTCCGGCGgcccgagtacatccactcacggtcatccatcctctaacatatatatcaccaagtaataaatataaccatggacttgcatctacacgtcgttcctaccatctaataggtaaggataggtcctaatcccacccgaggatgcgtagatggtgTTAGTTCCCATGGTCTGGTCCTATCTGAaacagaatttcggtagcacctccccgctgttctccaaatacacgtcccgatagggagattgtgtatccagagaacaacaggaaggtactgtcgaaactctgtctcggatcggagcagatcatggaaactaacaccatctgcgcatcctcgggctgtccaaaaaaacgtggacaattcgaaacagatacggttattgatatgcaaagatctgcatatttctaaccgtatctcttgcgaacgggagacacctaactaggttacgtggagatacatgaccaggacaaagaaagagtggttataccttggtggcggtgaagtcaggctagcggggccgtggccggtcggtgcagtggcgaggcgacacgGTGCGGGCAGACCTGGGGACACCGGGGTACTCCAACTCGGCTcctgcaaaaagaaagaaagaagcaaaATAACGTCAACTCAAAAATTCGACAACATCTCCCCtgaacggtgaggtttccaaacctgaaagaaaaccacggcacgatggccaacaaccacatatatatcaaggaaccacatgcagcttaattatcaactactactactctaactactacaactactactacactaactactactaccactactaataccactactacaactactaactactactaataccactactaataccactactacaactacaaagtactactaacactactacaactactactctaactaatgcaactactactacactaactactactaccactactacaactactaactactactaccactactactaccactactacaagactactactacaactactaactactgactactactactaccactagtactacttagactactactacaactactaactactactaccactactactacttagTATACCTTGTTCCTCTCCGCGGTGAGGGCGAGGATGAGGGTGAGTCGAGGCGCGCGCGAGGGCGAGTCAGGGCGCGGGCGAGGACGAGCCcgagggcgaggacgaggaggggcgCGGGCGAGGACGAGGGCGAGTCGGGGCGCGCGCTAGGGCGAGTCAGGGCGTGGGCGAGGATGAGCCcgagggcgaggacgaggagggcgCGCGCGGCGGGGCGGGCGAGGAGGGGTGCGGCCGGCACCGGGGCGTGGCATGGCTAGGGCTGGGCGGGCTTGGACGGGCTGGCCGGCCGTGGAGGGCATGACCAGCgggcgcggccgcggcggcgcgcaCGGCCATGCG
The genomic region above belongs to Miscanthus floridulus cultivar M001 unplaced genomic scaffold, ASM1932011v1 fs_626_4_5, whole genome shotgun sequence and contains:
- the LOC136532466 gene encoding thioredoxin H-type-like, translated to MAAAQGAVIACHTKDEFDAQMAKGKEAGKLVIIDFMSPSCPFCLEIAPVYAEWAKKFPSAVFLEVNVFELKEVADFYKIDGMPTFVFIKNGETLETIEGPEKDEILDAIKKYIGIPASASA